A window of Pusillimonas sp. T7-7 contains these coding sequences:
- a CDS encoding DMT family transporter, with the protein MNRQRALFAIHIAAVLFGLTGIFGELIQADAMVITAGRASFAVIALLAFIRYQGASPIRGIKPRDLVTLAIAGAMLAVHWVTFFIAVKIGGVAIATLGFASFPAFITLGEYFFLKERISVSEWLILLLVTLGLVLVTPSFNFQDDATIGLLWAVLSGFSFALFTLINRRAATHIPAQQVACWENLFVALLTLPFSVPAISQLGAMDWVWLALLGVMCTALSHFLLVASLMVLNARSAGIVIALEPVYAIAFAAVLFAQYPSMRAILGGALMVGAIIWSGLRKAEKKPA; encoded by the coding sequence ATGAATCGACAGCGTGCTCTTTTTGCGATTCATATCGCCGCCGTGTTATTTGGGCTTACGGGCATATTCGGTGAGCTGATCCAGGCCGATGCCATGGTCATCACAGCCGGCCGAGCCAGCTTTGCCGTTATTGCGCTGCTCGCCTTTATCCGTTATCAGGGCGCTTCGCCCATCCGGGGCATCAAGCCGCGCGACCTGGTCACCCTGGCCATAGCCGGCGCCATGCTGGCTGTGCACTGGGTCACCTTTTTCATCGCCGTCAAGATTGGCGGGGTGGCTATCGCCACGCTGGGCTTTGCCAGTTTTCCCGCCTTTATTACTTTGGGCGAGTATTTTTTCCTGAAAGAAAGGATCAGCGTCAGCGAATGGCTGATCCTGCTGCTGGTCACCCTGGGCCTGGTACTGGTCACCCCATCCTTCAATTTTCAGGACGATGCAACCATAGGGCTGCTTTGGGCTGTGCTCTCGGGGTTTTCCTTCGCCCTGTTTACGCTGATCAACAGACGCGCGGCCACCCATATTCCCGCGCAACAGGTGGCCTGCTGGGAAAATCTGTTCGTGGCCCTGCTGACCCTGCCTTTTTCCGTACCGGCCATCAGCCAGTTGGGGGCCATGGATTGGGTCTGGCTGGCATTGCTGGGCGTGATGTGCACGGCGCTGTCACATTTCCTGCTGGTAGCCAGCCTGATGGTCCTGAATGCGCGCAGCGCGGGCATTGTGATTGCGCTGGAACCCGTCTATGCCATTGCTTTTGCGGCGGTGTTGTTTGCCCAATACCCAAGCATGCGGGCCATACTCGGCGGCGCCTTGATGGTAGGCGCCATTATCTGGTCGGGCCTGCGCAAGGCTGAAAAAAAGCCGGCCTGA
- a CDS encoding tartrate dehydrogenase, translating into MSDAHKIAVIAGDGIGKEVMPEGLRVLDAVSARHGIKLEYDQLDWSSDYYAKHGRMMPEDWKTRIGGHEAIFFGAIGWPDIAPDHVVLWESLFKFRREFDQYINLRPVRLMPGVKSPLADRKPGDIDFFIVRENTEGEYSNSGGILFEGTQREIVIQESVYTRIGAERVLKFAYELAQKRGKHLTAATKSNGISISMPWWDDRVAEIGKQYPDVRWDKFHIDILCAHFVQRPDYFDVVVASNLFGDILSDLGPACTGTIGIAPSANLNPERKFPSLFEPVHGSAPDIAGKGIANPIGQIWSGALMLDFLGYPQASADVVKAIEVVLEHGPRTRDMGGSASTQEVGQAVAEQVAKG; encoded by the coding sequence ATGTCCGACGCTCATAAAATTGCAGTCATCGCGGGCGATGGTATTGGTAAGGAAGTCATGCCCGAAGGGCTGCGTGTGCTTGATGCCGTGTCGGCGCGCCATGGCATCAAGCTTGAGTACGATCAGCTGGACTGGAGTTCAGACTATTACGCCAAGCATGGCCGCATGATGCCCGAAGACTGGAAAACCCGCATAGGCGGGCATGAGGCGATTTTCTTTGGCGCCATCGGCTGGCCCGATATCGCTCCTGACCATGTCGTGCTGTGGGAGTCTCTGTTCAAATTCCGCCGCGAATTCGATCAATACATCAATTTGCGCCCCGTGCGTCTGATGCCTGGTGTGAAAAGCCCGCTGGCCGATCGCAAGCCCGGCGACATCGATTTTTTCATTGTGCGTGAAAATACCGAAGGTGAATATTCCAATAGCGGCGGCATTCTGTTCGAGGGGACTCAGCGCGAGATCGTCATCCAGGAAAGCGTATACACCCGTATCGGCGCCGAGCGTGTCCTGAAATTCGCCTACGAACTGGCGCAAAAGCGTGGCAAGCACCTGACCGCAGCCACCAAATCCAATGGCATTTCCATCTCCATGCCCTGGTGGGATGACCGGGTGGCCGAGATCGGCAAGCAATACCCTGATGTGCGCTGGGACAAATTCCATATTGATATTTTGTGCGCACACTTTGTGCAGCGTCCCGATTATTTCGATGTGGTCGTGGCGTCCAATCTGTTTGGCGATATTTTGTCCGACCTGGGGCCGGCTTGTACGGGCACCATAGGTATTGCGCCTTCGGCCAACCTGAATCCAGAGCGTAAATTTCCCTCGCTATTCGAACCCGTGCATGGCTCGGCGCCCGATATCGCAGGCAAGGGCATCGCCAACCCTATCGGTCAAATCTGGAGCGGCGCGCTGATGCTGGATTTCCTGGGTTATCCGCAAGCTTCGGCTGATGTTGTCAAGGCCATTGAGGTCGTGCTGGAGCACGGCCCGCGCACTCGAGATATGGGTGGCTCCGCCAGCACGCAAGAAGTGGGCCAGGCTGTGGCCGAGCAGGTGGCGAAAGGCTGA
- a CDS encoding helicase HerA-like C-terminal domain-containing protein: MAEPIVIAKNDKVQSSLLPQLANRHGCITGATGTGKTVTLQVLAESFSRMGTPVFMADVKGDLSGISQAATPSPKLQERLNNLGLPEPMWGGSPVVFWDIFGEQGHPVRATVSDMGPLLLARMLELNDTQEGVLSLVFKVADDEGQLLLDMKDLRAMLQNVADRSAELRTRYGNVSSASIGAIQRSLLRLESQGADQFFGEPMLDIFDWIRTNEKGQGIVNILAANKLMQAPRLYAVFLLWMLADLYEGLPEVGDPEKPKFVFFFDEAHLLFNDAPKALLEKIEQVVRLVRSKGVGVYFVTQNPLDIPDTVLGQLGNRVQHALRAFTPRDQKAVKTAAETMRPNPGLDIEAAITELGVGEALVSMLDAKGRPTVTERVWMMAPGSRIGPATEAERQAIRSASLLGGKYDKMIDRESAYEILEKRASKAVEEAVDATDGTEAEAPQADTKGKAKPAQKEEEDSGLMGEVSDFLFGSTGPRGGRREGVVQSAVKSAVRSTATQLLRGVLGSLIGSRRR, from the coding sequence ATGGCCGAACCCATCGTTATTGCAAAAAATGACAAGGTGCAATCCAGCTTGCTGCCACAGCTTGCCAACCGACATGGTTGCATTACCGGAGCCACCGGCACTGGCAAGACTGTTACGCTGCAAGTGCTTGCCGAGTCGTTCTCGCGTATGGGCACGCCCGTATTCATGGCCGACGTCAAGGGCGATCTGAGCGGCATTTCGCAGGCGGCCACACCCAGCCCCAAGTTGCAAGAGCGTTTGAACAATCTTGGGCTGCCCGAGCCGATGTGGGGCGGCAGCCCTGTCGTGTTCTGGGATATTTTCGGCGAACAGGGGCATCCGGTTCGTGCCACGGTGTCTGACATGGGGCCTTTGCTGCTGGCCCGTATGCTGGAATTGAACGACACGCAAGAAGGCGTGCTGAGCCTGGTTTTCAAGGTCGCCGACGACGAAGGCCAGCTTTTGCTCGACATGAAAGACTTGCGTGCCATGCTGCAGAACGTGGCCGACCGCTCGGCCGAGCTGCGTACGCGCTATGGCAATGTTTCGTCGGCGTCCATAGGCGCCATACAGCGTAGCTTGCTGCGCCTGGAATCGCAGGGGGCCGACCAGTTCTTTGGCGAGCCCATGCTCGATATCTTCGATTGGATACGAACCAATGAAAAAGGGCAGGGCATAGTCAATATTCTGGCGGCAAACAAACTCATGCAGGCGCCGCGCCTTTACGCCGTGTTCCTGCTGTGGATGCTGGCCGATCTGTACGAAGGCCTGCCTGAAGTGGGCGATCCTGAAAAACCCAAGTTTGTTTTCTTTTTTGATGAAGCGCATTTGTTGTTCAACGATGCACCCAAGGCGCTGCTTGAAAAAATCGAGCAGGTCGTCAGGTTGGTGCGCTCCAAAGGGGTGGGCGTTTATTTCGTCACCCAGAACCCGCTGGACATTCCCGATACCGTATTGGGCCAGTTGGGCAATCGTGTCCAGCACGCCTTGCGGGCTTTCACGCCTCGCGACCAGAAAGCGGTCAAGACGGCGGCGGAAACCATGCGCCCCAATCCTGGCCTCGATATCGAGGCGGCCATCACCGAGCTGGGAGTCGGAGAAGCGCTGGTTTCCATGCTCGATGCCAAGGGCAGGCCCACCGTTACCGAGCGAGTCTGGATGATGGCTCCGGGCAGCCGAATCGGGCCTGCCACCGAGGCCGAACGCCAGGCGATACGATCCGCCTCCTTGCTTGGCGGCAAATACGACAAGATGATCGACCGCGAATCCGCCTACGAAATACTGGAAAAGCGCGCCAGCAAAGCAGTAGAGGAAGCCGTTGACGCCACCGATGGTACAGAGGCAGAGGCGCCGCAGGCTGACACCAAGGGCAAGGCCAAGCCCGCTCAGAAGGAAGAAGAGGACTCCGGCCTGATGGGCGAAGTCAGCGACTTTCTTTTTGGCTCTACAGGGCCGCGTGGTGGCCGGCGCGAGGGGGTGGTACAGTCGGCCGTGAAAAGCGCGGTGCGCAGTACTGCTACACAGCTGCTGCGTGGCGTCCTGGGGTCGCTGATAGGCAGCCGCCGCCGTTGA
- a CDS encoding YebC/PmpR family DNA-binding transcriptional regulator produces MAGHSKWANIQHRKGRQDAKRGKLWTKIIREITVAARAGGPDPDTNPRLRMAWDKATAANMPKDNIQRAIQRGAGAADGANYEEIRYEGYGVGGAAVIVDCMTDNRMRTVAEVRHAFSKHGGNLGQEGSVAFMFNHCGQFLFAPGTSEEAVMEAALEAGAEDIHTDEEGMIEVITAPGDYAAVKTAFEQAGLMPEVQDVVMKALNEAELTGDDAIKMQKMLDMLESLDDVQEVYSTATFDESNDIDE; encoded by the coding sequence ATGGCCGGACATAGTAAATGGGCGAATATCCAGCACCGAAAGGGTCGCCAAGATGCCAAGCGAGGCAAGCTCTGGACAAAAATCATTCGTGAAATCACCGTTGCGGCTCGCGCCGGCGGCCCCGATCCCGACACCAACCCACGCCTGCGGATGGCCTGGGACAAGGCCACCGCGGCCAATATGCCCAAAGACAACATCCAGCGCGCCATACAGCGCGGCGCGGGTGCTGCCGACGGCGCCAATTACGAGGAAATCCGCTACGAAGGCTATGGCGTGGGCGGCGCAGCCGTTATTGTTGATTGCATGACCGACAACCGCATGCGCACCGTTGCCGAAGTACGCCACGCATTCAGCAAGCACGGCGGCAACCTGGGGCAAGAAGGCTCGGTAGCCTTTATGTTCAATCACTGCGGCCAATTCCTGTTTGCACCGGGCACCTCCGAGGAAGCCGTCATGGAGGCCGCCCTGGAAGCCGGCGCCGAAGACATCCACACCGATGAAGAAGGCATGATCGAGGTCATTACAGCGCCTGGCGACTACGCCGCCGTCAAGACGGCATTCGAGCAGGCCGGACTGATGCCCGAAGTTCAAGACGTCGTCATGAAGGCCCTGAACGAAGCCGAGCTGACCGGAGACGACGCAATCAAGATGCAGAAAATGCTGGATATGCTCGAAAGCCTGGACGACGTGCAGGAAGTCTATTCCACAGCCACCTTCGACGAGTCCAACGACATCGACGAGTAG
- the purD gene encoding phosphoribosylamine--glycine ligase — translation MKLLVIGGGGREHALAWRLAQSPRIQTVYIAPGNGGTALADNMQNLAISSTDDLIAFAKQEKIAYTVVGPEAPLAAGIVDAFRSAGLKIFGPTQAAAQLESSKDYAKAFMVRHNIPTAAYQTFTDPAQAKTYITQQGAPIVVKADGLAAGKGVVVATDLAQAHDAIDMMLGDGSFGAAGARVVVEECLMGEEASFIVMCDGQHVLALATSQDHKRLKDQDQGPNTGGMGAYSPAPVITPALHNRIMREVINPTLAGMAKDGIPYTGFLYAGLMIGPGPDAARALKVLEFNCRMGDPETQPIVMRIKNDLTEVFELAVNGRLDQATIDWDRRTALGVVIAAQDYPGTPRTGDVISSLPENTDECVVFHAGTRLDGAELKTSGGRVLCVTALGDSVRRAQATAYAAVAQTHFDGQQYRSDIGWRALPGGTA, via the coding sequence ATGAAACTACTCGTAATCGGCGGCGGTGGCCGGGAACACGCACTGGCCTGGCGCCTGGCGCAGTCTCCACGCATACAAACGGTATATATCGCACCGGGCAATGGCGGAACGGCCCTGGCCGACAATATGCAAAACCTGGCCATCAGTTCCACTGACGACCTCATCGCCTTCGCCAAACAAGAAAAAATCGCCTATACCGTGGTGGGCCCCGAAGCCCCCCTGGCCGCCGGCATAGTCGACGCCTTCCGCAGCGCCGGTCTGAAAATTTTTGGCCCAACACAAGCCGCTGCCCAGCTGGAAAGCTCCAAAGATTACGCCAAGGCGTTCATGGTGCGCCATAACATCCCTACGGCCGCCTATCAAACCTTCACCGACCCCGCACAGGCCAAGACTTATATAACGCAGCAAGGCGCACCCATCGTCGTGAAGGCTGACGGACTGGCGGCCGGCAAAGGGGTGGTCGTGGCCACCGATCTGGCGCAGGCGCACGATGCGATCGACATGATGCTGGGCGACGGCTCGTTCGGGGCAGCGGGCGCACGAGTCGTCGTGGAAGAGTGCTTGATGGGCGAAGAAGCCAGCTTCATCGTCATGTGCGACGGCCAGCACGTCCTGGCATTGGCCACCAGCCAAGACCACAAGCGCCTGAAAGATCAGGACCAGGGTCCCAATACGGGCGGCATGGGGGCCTATTCACCGGCTCCGGTCATCACCCCTGCCCTGCACAATCGCATCATGCGGGAGGTCATCAACCCCACTCTGGCGGGCATGGCCAAAGACGGCATCCCCTATACCGGCTTCCTGTATGCGGGCTTGATGATAGGGCCTGGCCCCGATGCCGCGCGCGCGCTGAAGGTGCTTGAGTTCAATTGCCGCATGGGCGACCCTGAAACACAGCCCATCGTCATGCGCATCAAGAACGACCTGACTGAGGTTTTTGAACTGGCCGTCAATGGCCGCCTGGACCAGGCCACCATAGACTGGGACCGGCGCACAGCGCTGGGCGTGGTGATTGCCGCCCAAGACTACCCGGGCACACCCCGCACGGGCGACGTCATCAGCAGCCTGCCTGAAAACACCGATGAGTGCGTGGTGTTCCACGCCGGCACCCGCCTGGATGGCGCCGAGCTCAAAACATCCGGCGGCCGCGTGTTGTGCGTGACCGCACTGGGCGACTCGGTCAGGCGCGCCCAGGCCACCGCCTATGCCGCTGTG